From a single Glycine soja cultivar W05 chromosome 19, ASM419377v2, whole genome shotgun sequence genomic region:
- the LOC114399432 gene encoding BTB/POZ domain-containing protein At1g03010-like isoform X2, producing the protein MGVVTVGELKPSISGKRTFRPSSSIRHATEWPISDVSSDLTIEVGASTFALHKFPLVSRSGRIRKLLLDAKDSKVLRISLPNVPGGPEGFELASKFCYGINVEFTLSNVALLRCTAHFLEMTEEFAEKNLEARAEAYLRDTVLPNISSTVYVLHCCEALRPISEEINLVNKLINAIANNACKEQLTTGLLKLDHTFPSKTTPTMEPETSSDWWGKSFNVLSLEFFQRVVSVVKSKGLKQDMISKILINYAHGSLQGIRVRDPQVVKGSLHDLELQKKQRVVVETIVSLLPTHSRKSPVPMGFLSSLLKAAIAASASTPCKSDLERRISLQLDQAILEDILIPTNSPQNSHNTMYDTDLILRIFSIYLNTDEEDGEDSDNYIDESQMAYDFDSPGSPKQSSIIKVSKLLDSYLAEVALDSNLLPSKFTALAELLPDHARIVSDGLYRAVDIFLKFVSL; encoded by the exons ATGGGAGTGGTAACTGTTGGTGAATTGAAGCCCAGCATTTCAGGAAAAAGGACATTTCGTCCAAGTTCAAGCATAAGACATGCCACTGAATG GCCAATATCTGACGTCTCTAGTGATCTTACCATCGAAGTAGGAGCATCAACCTTCGCACTTCACAAG TTTCCTTTGGTTTCTCGGAGTGGGAGAATTCGGAAGCTGCTGTTAGATGCAAAAGATTCAAAAGTTTTACGCATAAGTCTCCCAAATGTGCCAGGTGGTCCTGAAGGATTTGAACTAGCTTCCAAATTTTGCTATGGAATCAATGTTGAGTTCACACTCTCAAATGTGGCTTTGCTACGTTGCACGGCCCATTTTCTTGAAATGACCGAAGAGTTCGCAGAAAAAAACTTAGAGGCCAGAGCTGAAGCATATCTAAGAGACACAGTGCTCCCTAACATATCAAGCACCGTTTATGTTCTTCACTGTTGTGAGGCTCTTCGTCCCATATCAGAAGAAATAAACCTTGTCAATAAGCTAATCAACGCAATTGCGAACAACGCGTGCAAAGAGCAGCTTACAACTGGTTTACTAAAACTAGATCACACTTTCCCTTCTAAAACCACACCAACCATGGAACCAGAAACATCCTCAGATTGGTGGGGGAAGTCTTTCAATGTTCTTAGTCTTGAGTTCTTCCAACGAGTTGTGTCTGTTGTGAAGTCAAAGGGACTAAAACAAGACATGATCAGCAAGATTTTGATAAACTATGCACACGGTTCTCTTCAGGGGATTCGTGTTAGAGACCCCCAAGTGGTGAAGGGAAGTCTTCATGACTTGGAATTGCAAAAGAAACAAAGGGTGGTTGTTGAAACCATAGTTAGCTTACTCCCAACTCACTCAAGGAAAAGCCCGGTTCCAATGGGATTCCTCTCAAGTTTGTTGAAGGCTGCAATAGCAGCATCTGCATCAACTCCTTGCAAATCTGATTTGGAGAGGCGAATTAGTCTACAACTTGACCAGGCAATTCTTGAAGACATCTTAATCCCAACAAACTCACCTCAAAACTCCCACAACACAATGTATGACACAGACTTAATTCTGAGGATCTTTTCTATTTATCTTAACACGGACGAGGAGGATGGCGAAGATAGCGATAACTACATTGATGAAAGCCAAATGGCGTATGATTTTGACAGTCCTGGATCTCCTAAACAAAGCTCAATCATAAAGGTATCCAAATTGCTGGACAGTTATCTCGCTGAAGTAGCACTAGACTCAAACTTGTTGCCGTCAAAATTCACAGCACTTGCAGAACTGCTTCCAGATCATGCACGTATCGTTAGTGATGGACTCTATAGAGCTGTTGACATCTTCCTTAAG TTTGTTTCTTTGTGA
- the LOC114399432 gene encoding BTB/POZ domain-containing protein At1g03010-like isoform X1, which produces MGVVTVGELKPSISGKRTFRPSSSIRHATEWPISDVSSDLTIEVGASTFALHKFPLVSRSGRIRKLLLDAKDSKVLRISLPNVPGGPEGFELASKFCYGINVEFTLSNVALLRCTAHFLEMTEEFAEKNLEARAEAYLRDTVLPNISSTVYVLHCCEALRPISEEINLVNKLINAIANNACKEQLTTGLLKLDHTFPSKTTPTMEPETSSDWWGKSFNVLSLEFFQRVVSVVKSKGLKQDMISKILINYAHGSLQGIRVRDPQVVKGSLHDLELQKKQRVVVETIVSLLPTHSRKSPVPMGFLSSLLKAAIAASASTPCKSDLERRISLQLDQAILEDILIPTNSPQNSHNTMYDTDLILRIFSIYLNTDEEDGEDSDNYIDESQMAYDFDSPGSPKQSSIIKVSKLLDSYLAEVALDSNLLPSKFTALAELLPDHARIVSDGLYRAVDIFLKVHPNMKDSERYRLCKTIDCQKLSQEASSHAAQNERLPVQTVVQVLYLEQMRLRNAMNGGHNQVFFGQFPHRSGSGAGSGAISPRDNYASVRRENRELKLEVARMRMRLTDLEKDHVSMKQELVKSHPANKLFKSFTRKLSKLNSLFRINSIKPIGGKASSETRFPFPKRRRHSVS; this is translated from the exons ATGGGAGTGGTAACTGTTGGTGAATTGAAGCCCAGCATTTCAGGAAAAAGGACATTTCGTCCAAGTTCAAGCATAAGACATGCCACTGAATG GCCAATATCTGACGTCTCTAGTGATCTTACCATCGAAGTAGGAGCATCAACCTTCGCACTTCACAAG TTTCCTTTGGTTTCTCGGAGTGGGAGAATTCGGAAGCTGCTGTTAGATGCAAAAGATTCAAAAGTTTTACGCATAAGTCTCCCAAATGTGCCAGGTGGTCCTGAAGGATTTGAACTAGCTTCCAAATTTTGCTATGGAATCAATGTTGAGTTCACACTCTCAAATGTGGCTTTGCTACGTTGCACGGCCCATTTTCTTGAAATGACCGAAGAGTTCGCAGAAAAAAACTTAGAGGCCAGAGCTGAAGCATATCTAAGAGACACAGTGCTCCCTAACATATCAAGCACCGTTTATGTTCTTCACTGTTGTGAGGCTCTTCGTCCCATATCAGAAGAAATAAACCTTGTCAATAAGCTAATCAACGCAATTGCGAACAACGCGTGCAAAGAGCAGCTTACAACTGGTTTACTAAAACTAGATCACACTTTCCCTTCTAAAACCACACCAACCATGGAACCAGAAACATCCTCAGATTGGTGGGGGAAGTCTTTCAATGTTCTTAGTCTTGAGTTCTTCCAACGAGTTGTGTCTGTTGTGAAGTCAAAGGGACTAAAACAAGACATGATCAGCAAGATTTTGATAAACTATGCACACGGTTCTCTTCAGGGGATTCGTGTTAGAGACCCCCAAGTGGTGAAGGGAAGTCTTCATGACTTGGAATTGCAAAAGAAACAAAGGGTGGTTGTTGAAACCATAGTTAGCTTACTCCCAACTCACTCAAGGAAAAGCCCGGTTCCAATGGGATTCCTCTCAAGTTTGTTGAAGGCTGCAATAGCAGCATCTGCATCAACTCCTTGCAAATCTGATTTGGAGAGGCGAATTAGTCTACAACTTGACCAGGCAATTCTTGAAGACATCTTAATCCCAACAAACTCACCTCAAAACTCCCACAACACAATGTATGACACAGACTTAATTCTGAGGATCTTTTCTATTTATCTTAACACGGACGAGGAGGATGGCGAAGATAGCGATAACTACATTGATGAAAGCCAAATGGCGTATGATTTTGACAGTCCTGGATCTCCTAAACAAAGCTCAATCATAAAGGTATCCAAATTGCTGGACAGTTATCTCGCTGAAGTAGCACTAGACTCAAACTTGTTGCCGTCAAAATTCACAGCACTTGCAGAACTGCTTCCAGATCATGCACGTATCGTTAGTGATGGACTCTATAGAGCTGTTGACATCTTCCTTAAG GTTCATCCAAACATGAAGGACTCAGAGAGGTACCGGTTATGCAAAACCATTGATTGTCAGAAACTGTCTCAAGAAGCAAGCAGCCATGCAGCACAGAATGAAAGACTACCGGTGCAGACGGTGGTTCAAGTTCTTTACTTGGAGCAAATGAGGCTTCGAAATGCCATGAATGGAGGGCACAACCAAGTCTTCTTTGGTCAGTTCCCTCACCGTTCAGGAAGCGGTGCAGGGAGTGGAGCCATTTCCCCAAGAGATAACTATGCATCGGTTAGAAGAGAGAACAGAGAGCTGAAGCTTGAAGTAGCAAGAATGAGAATGAGGCTCACTGACTTGGAGAAAGACCACGTGTCCATGAAGCAGGAGCTTGTTAAGTCACACCCTGCCAACAAGTTGTTCAAATCATTTACCAGAAAGCTGAGCAAGCTAAATTCTCTATTCAGGATAAACAGCATTAAGCCAATTGGTGGCAAAGCTAGTTCAGAAACTCGCTTCCCTTTTCCAAAGCGAAGACGCCACTCCGTTTCATGA
- the LOC114397990 gene encoding monothiol glutaredoxin-S6-like, with the protein MDVLTTLTADKPVVIFSKSTCCMSHTVKALICSFGASPTIIEVDKMPSGQQVERALIQLGCKPSVPAVFIGQQFIGGADEVIKLNVQNKLAQLLLGAKAIFIWSR; encoded by the coding sequence ATGGATGTGTTAACAACATTGACTGCAGATAAGCCAGTGGTGATCTTCAGCAAGAGCACATGTTGCATGAGCCACACCGTGAAGGCTCTCATATGCAGCTTTGGTGCCAGCCCTACAATTATTGAGGTTGACAAAATGCCAAGTGGTCAGCAAGTAGAGAGAGCACTCATTCAACTAGGTTGCAAACCAAGTGTGCCTGCAGTGTTCATAGGACAGCAATTCATAGGTGGTGCTGATGAAGTCATCAAACTCAACGTTCAAAACAAGCTTGCCCAATTGCTTCTCGGTGCTAAAGCTATCTTTATCTGGAGTAGGTAG
- the LOC114399714 gene encoding uncharacterized protein LOC114399714, whose translation MRLSMAGFRSSLPFSALMRQVEQEMETVIKVLQPGPLGIIEHKFSADEIRKANATVSKAVANWRTNAILQDSNHVLKDYIHNK comes from the exons ATGAGGTTGTCAATGGCAGGGTTTCGAAGCTCATTGCCCTTTTCTGCACTAATGAG ACAGGTTGAGCAAGAGATGGAAACTGTGATCAAGGTGCTGCAGCCTGGACCCTTGGGAATTATAGAACACAAGTTTTCCGCTGACGAAATTCGCAAGGCTAATGCTACGGTTTCTAAAGCAGTGGCCAATTGGCGAACCAATGCAATCCTCCAAGATAGCAATCACgttttaaaagattatattcACAACAAGTGA
- the LOC114397997 gene encoding monothiol glutaredoxin-S6-like: MDVITSMVAEKPVVIFSKSTCCLSHSMTSLIRSFGANPTVHELDEMANGQQIESALLQMGCQPSVPTVFIGQRFIGGSKKIMSLHVRNELVPLLKNAGAIWI; encoded by the coding sequence ATGGACGTGATCACAAGCATGGTAGCTGAAAAGCCGGTGGTGATATTCAGCAAGAGCACATGTTGCTTGAGCCACTCCATGACATCACTGATACGTAGCTTTGGCGCAAACCCCACCGTTCACGAGCTCGATGAAATGGCGAATGGGCAGCAGATTGAGAGTGCATTGCTTCAAATGGGGTGCCAACCAAGTGTTCCTACTGTGTTCATAGGACAACGGTTCATAGGTGGTTCTAAGAAAATTATGAGCCTGCATGTCAGGAATGAATTAGTTCCATtgctcaagaatgccggggctaTATGGATTTAA